A portion of the Pseudoalteromonas galatheae genome contains these proteins:
- a CDS encoding glycine zipper family protein: MKSRKNLVAASIMTALLSGCAMTDDTKTRAEGASTGALIGGALGLVLGDNKQAAMIGALIGAVAGDLYTKSVVKKKQDYANTELYMQDVIKGAQEKLIAAKNEREKIHLEIEGYTAQLESIEAESQKRSAEYSGLETQKDSLSKAVSKSAKLVEILTEEIQYQKDVLAQERETVSVQLASHSETVIQQLLAEKNELELMQAQLASLDRRKLY; the protein is encoded by the coding sequence ATGAAAAGTAGGAAAAACCTTGTTGCTGCTTCAATCATGACAGCTTTGCTATCCGGGTGTGCAATGACTGACGACACTAAAACTCGAGCTGAGGGAGCATCGACAGGTGCGCTCATTGGTGGTGCGCTTGGTTTGGTGTTAGGTGACAATAAGCAAGCCGCTATGATTGGTGCATTGATTGGTGCTGTTGCCGGTGATCTTTATACCAAGAGTGTGGTTAAGAAGAAGCAGGATTACGCTAATACTGAGTTATATATGCAAGATGTGATTAAAGGGGCACAAGAGAAACTTATCGCAGCAAAAAATGAAAGAGAAAAAATTCATTTGGAAATAGAAGGTTATACCGCTCAGTTAGAAAGCATTGAGGCAGAGTCTCAAAAACGCAGTGCTGAGTATAGTGGCTTAGAAACGCAAAAAGATAGCTTGTCTAAAGCGGTTTCCAAGTCAGCTAAGTTAGTCGAGATATTGACTGAAGAAATTCAGTACCAAAAGGATGTGCTGGCACAAGAAAGAGAAACAGTTTCTGTACAATTAGCCTCACATAGTGAAACGGTTATTCAACAACTTCTTGCTGAAAAGAACGAGCTAGAACTCATGCAAGCCCAGCTAGCTTCATTAGATAGACGGAAATTATACTAA
- a CDS encoding Calx-beta domain-containing protein, with the protein MSIKPIKAQYYCSNIEHCSNARAHKLFTKSYANKCGVCAQPLLFARWHFSFVTSFSWVLCLSTLAALSYPYFFPKEYENITFSGVKTEVQESSAVVEVTLHRTTNIDLVQQIELITEDGTAKAAEDYRALDIALQFQPGEVQKSINIPIIPDSDVYENNEMFYIKLKNVKGQPSHIVMIVEAGVNKDLVEKSSLLVSNLSALAADLSNDLKQLEILGNYLSRKENPKANLVKNYRDTQDNIQRAREKYIILFNEALDLDPNVLRNALDSHLEALKKQQFHTQYEATTVMKAQLLDYLSSRVSNSPKWLEELGEVVKLEVKANNNGSVI; encoded by the coding sequence ATGTCGATTAAACCAATAAAAGCACAATATTATTGCAGCAATATAGAACACTGTAGTAATGCTCGGGCGCATAAGTTATTTACTAAATCATATGCCAACAAGTGTGGTGTTTGTGCTCAGCCATTACTGTTTGCGCGTTGGCATTTTTCGTTTGTTACTTCCTTTAGTTGGGTACTTTGTTTATCAACATTAGCAGCGCTGTCTTATCCATATTTCTTTCCTAAAGAATATGAAAATATTACTTTTTCTGGTGTGAAGACTGAAGTTCAAGAGTCTAGTGCTGTCGTGGAAGTTACTCTTCATCGAACAACCAACATTGATTTAGTACAACAGATTGAGTTGATAACAGAAGATGGTACTGCAAAAGCAGCTGAGGACTATCGAGCTCTTGATATTGCTTTACAGTTCCAGCCTGGTGAAGTGCAAAAATCAATAAATATTCCTATTATTCCTGACTCTGATGTCTATGAAAACAATGAAATGTTTTACATTAAGCTGAAAAATGTGAAAGGGCAGCCGTCACATATCGTGATGATTGTCGAAGCTGGAGTAAACAAAGACTTAGTGGAAAAAAGCAGCCTTTTGGTAAGTAACCTTTCAGCTCTTGCTGCGGACCTTTCGAATGATTTGAAACAGCTTGAGATCCTTGGTAACTATTTGTCAAGAAAAGAAAACCCAAAGGCTAACTTGGTCAAGAATTACCGTGATACTCAAGATAATATTCAAAGAGCGAGAGAAAAATACATTATTCTGTTTAATGAAGCTTTAGATTTGGATCCTAATGTTTTGAGAAATGCACTGGACTCCCACCTTGAAGCGCTGAAAAAACAACAGTTTCATACTCAATATGAAGCAACAACAGTGATGAAAGCTCAGTTACTTGACTACTTGAGTTCCAGAGTTTCTAACTCGCCTAAGTGGCTTGAAGAGTTAGGTGAGGTGGTAAAACTTGAAGTGAAAGCAAATAACAATGGTAGTGTTATCTAA
- a CDS encoding class I SAM-dependent methyltransferase, translating to MSFKIEACNFNNIDVAVKTLKENYVENFPAIRVTKDKILGKGISLYLLSDISQVPHNPIATFGLSSAYEDEDVWKEVRASLSDGFDPKKDAVVGQLSISSKDVAITRVVYGLLSDKAQQMGFERLFFILRGNVDFYKKLFNAILIKNDCNYDIGVDRKISALVVETKEIKKRGLRFLNRNLSSCFNKSDCLIKREIMNKSHWDEYSSAFDSIITPPQVELYNTIAPLLSGVVLDAGCGNGNLAAFVNGEVSTYHGVDTSLDMVQKANANLQRLKEPQRFQAFHVQLEEFVNTHQYDVITLINSVYAMDNPSLVFKHCYNLLAPGGLLIIANPNENMTKSHMEMMIELYEAQFRDNPAVADFKRLNLQFVTQYQHSFYTLDKVEGWLEQAGLSVTNRDCTHFHGAMNLIVAKK from the coding sequence ATGTCTTTTAAAATTGAAGCATGTAATTTTAATAATATTGATGTCGCAGTTAAAACGTTGAAAGAAAACTATGTGGAAAACTTTCCGGCTATCAGAGTTACCAAAGATAAAATCTTAGGTAAAGGGATTTCTCTATACCTACTTAGTGATATAAGCCAAGTTCCACATAATCCAATAGCCACTTTTGGATTGAGCAGCGCGTATGAAGATGAAGATGTTTGGAAAGAAGTAAGGGCATCATTAAGCGATGGCTTTGACCCTAAAAAGGATGCAGTTGTCGGCCAGCTTAGTATATCGAGTAAAGATGTCGCAATTACCAGAGTGGTTTATGGCCTATTATCAGATAAAGCACAACAGATGGGTTTCGAGCGGTTGTTTTTTATCCTGAGAGGGAATGTTGATTTTTATAAAAAGTTATTTAACGCTATACTGATTAAAAATGATTGCAACTATGATATTGGGGTTGATAGGAAAATATCTGCTCTAGTTGTTGAAACGAAAGAAATAAAGAAAAGGGGGCTTCGCTTCCTAAATCGAAACTTATCATCTTGCTTTAATAAGAGTGATTGTCTAATTAAAAGGGAAATTATGAATAAATCTCATTGGGATGAATATAGTAGTGCATTTGACTCTATTATTACTCCACCACAAGTCGAACTTTATAATACAATTGCTCCGCTTTTGTCAGGAGTTGTTCTGGATGCTGGATGTGGAAATGGAAACTTAGCCGCTTTTGTTAATGGTGAAGTTTCTACTTATCACGGTGTAGATACGTCTCTTGATATGGTGCAAAAAGCCAACGCCAATCTGCAGAGACTGAAAGAACCACAGCGATTTCAAGCATTTCATGTCCAACTAGAAGAGTTTGTTAATACGCATCAATACGACGTGATTACATTAATAAACAGTGTTTACGCGATGGATAATCCGTCTTTGGTTTTTAAACACTGCTATAACTTACTTGCTCCGGGTGGTCTGTTAATTATCGCAAACCCCAATGAAAACATGACAAAATCTCACATGGAAATGATGATTGAGTTGTATGAAGCGCAATTTAGAGACAATCCTGCTGTTGCAGATTTTAAGAGATTGAACTTACAATTTGTCACACAATACCAACATTCTTTTTATACTTTAGATAAAGTTGAAGGTTGGCTAGAACAAGCTGGACTGTCTGTAACAAACAGAGATTGCACTCACTTTCATGGTGCAATGAATTTAATCGTAGCTAAAAAGTAG
- a CDS encoding autoinducer binding domain-containing protein — MRYQDLVDLLNASNQAEYTASFYRAISHIGFDSAIYGFLPSHEFVKHLNQMPIILATENAPLDYLKYYQENEIFKPETDIFVAKILAGHRDPINWWRDLHGFNPTELQVATLTHAKNEFGLNNGFVVPLMCDHRGYACVTLYSNLSDKDFNHLVQENEEQIGLFCSALNSKIFSDPNLVAELYDNYIKMSDTERQVMRYLVSGKPMKQIEDHIGITYRYAAKVIDKFRKKHGNVPKDKLLYSLGHYFS; from the coding sequence ATGCGCTATCAAGATCTAGTCGATTTGTTGAATGCTTCGAATCAAGCAGAATACACTGCAAGTTTTTATCGTGCCATCTCACATATCGGATTTGATAGCGCAATTTATGGTTTTTTGCCAAGCCATGAATTTGTTAAACACTTGAACCAAATGCCTATCATACTCGCCACCGAAAACGCCCCTCTGGATTATTTAAAGTACTATCAAGAAAATGAAATTTTTAAGCCTGAGACAGATATCTTCGTAGCTAAAATACTTGCTGGTCATCGAGATCCAATAAACTGGTGGCGGGACCTACATGGTTTCAACCCCACAGAGTTACAAGTTGCTACCTTGACCCATGCAAAAAACGAATTTGGTCTCAATAACGGTTTTGTCGTCCCGCTCATGTGCGACCACAGAGGCTACGCTTGTGTTACTTTGTATAGCAATTTAAGTGATAAAGACTTTAATCACCTCGTACAGGAAAATGAAGAACAAATCGGATTATTTTGCTCAGCGTTGAACAGCAAAATTTTCTCAGATCCAAACTTAGTTGCTGAGTTATACGACAATTATATAAAAATGAGCGATACAGAGCGTCAAGTGATGCGATACTTGGTTTCGGGGAAACCGATGAAGCAAATTGAAGATCATATTGGAATAACCTATCGCTACGCTGCAAAAGTAATTGATAAATTTAGAAAAAAGCATGGAAATGTTCCAAAAGATAAATTGCTTTATTCGCTAGGGCACTACTTTAGTTGA
- a CDS encoding PKD domain-containing protein, whose product MDLHKCIPLRTTLITLLTGALVACGGDSDNDIDKPTNSLPIAQAGEHQTVDEKATVTLRGSGTDNDGVIKSYQWQQLSGPPVLLSDQSNAISSFVAPDVTENEELSFELTVIDDEGGSATDQVVVTVNNLNNITVQLQVPQSIAKGSWAQLKADISSAVEIDSIVWEESTDIVLNIDNDKPDFASLKIPEDYTGDNLEFTVTVSDKSGYSTSASAHVAVAEAIDFVDYTGDHDEQPLEDAEVIATLDPSSELKPATRGVDGYTTFIVDGQSGVEITPEMGRLTITAGALSDIQVGDIIVGVTADDDTGFMREVLDINGNVLTTSHAPLHKAFPDADVKLDLVITNQAATLNQSVSTASNTVQSSVDIPILTFSRTLQQKLSPEVTSVVELEMNSSATIGIEFSIIRGEVTHFSTIAQADYLTKTYLNADYEYQGSLSKSKVFNPIVNKNVKLFVGPIPLFLNVKLHPQLGAYLGVAGEAHLKMGISASGEYKTGFKYQNDKLSPVNSFVPVISQIGPEYQLSGETSAKVEAELQFMLSAYELSVALPFGNKIELDGPGAGLAMGPYAEYIATAVLNNTQQTVKCSLALSLGLGVDANLDYGFVGDILGLTNEEKNKNIPLYDFNRPIWSSEVCPFETQFNTLTGAISDVDGSPITGADVSLTSVSTGLSQQLSSDTSGAFSSSPLAVGDYHVIASKSGFQPERITITVTEDTNQPVQLILLSGEPVDDSNPIDDNLGNPRKQARVTGDPNLRTFDGLNYGFNGVGEYILAKSNIDSFEIQGRYVAVPGNQHVSFNAAVAANVAGIRVTFYPNDEGLAVLIDGQLQTLNNGARELPNQASIFKQNNRHYEITWPDTSLLKVYRRGEFVETEVLLPNSRAGSVNGLLGYFDGNVDNDLTDANGKQIEDKGNFNQLYDIYGNSWRVTSESSLFDYFNDETPESFVDLNFPRTLLTQARLEAQIGSAEYQRVKEVCQKYVSIKSRLEACIIDVALTGNESDLSAYRAISEPTSELTLKVPPQITVLSPTPGAILSSNILIEGKIETVQSSIAKLFISINGEAKRDISFALNSGSFALTQPAESFVQGENNIILFATDSKGSRANSIIGFTFDSNVAPAAGGDLIVFNDVNILDNERIYKADNTQFAKNLASFSGNSLRARGSKIVLDRSHDSRCSWSCQSINYLYSTWEDLGFEVITYQSLEDWDLDDPQIKLIVLWTPLNSYSPDEVSRLKQFAAQGGRIVFVGEHELFYGLKGIEVENNFLISMGAFMRNIGKDVYGGDHYFDVSEDNQHQTVQNVETLVFNRVSLLSLGPNDYPLVKSADGLDVIAGVARIDINNQPNERQQYYFMLHQSNKPKNPPSPIVSDRSTN is encoded by the coding sequence ATGGATCTGCATAAATGCATTCCTCTACGCACAACCCTAATTACGTTGTTAACAGGCGCTTTAGTCGCATGCGGTGGGGACTCAGATAACGATATAGATAAGCCAACAAACAGCCTACCGATTGCTCAAGCAGGAGAACATCAAACGGTCGATGAAAAGGCAACCGTCACGTTACGCGGTAGTGGCACGGATAACGATGGGGTGATTAAAAGCTATCAATGGCAACAACTGTCAGGCCCCCCTGTTTTGTTATCGGACCAAAGCAACGCAATTTCCTCATTCGTGGCTCCAGATGTCACAGAAAACGAGGAGTTAAGCTTCGAATTAACCGTTATTGATGATGAGGGAGGAAGTGCTACTGATCAGGTAGTTGTCACCGTAAACAACCTGAACAACATAACGGTTCAATTGCAAGTACCTCAGAGCATCGCGAAAGGATCGTGGGCACAATTAAAAGCGGATATATCGAGTGCCGTTGAAATTGACAGCATCGTATGGGAAGAATCAACAGATATAGTTCTTAACATTGATAATGATAAACCTGACTTTGCTTCACTAAAAATCCCTGAAGACTACACTGGAGATAACCTTGAGTTTACGGTCACAGTCTCAGATAAATCAGGCTACTCTACCTCTGCAAGCGCCCATGTGGCAGTTGCTGAAGCAATAGATTTTGTTGACTACACAGGTGATCATGACGAGCAACCGCTTGAAGATGCTGAAGTCATCGCGACATTAGACCCGAGCAGCGAATTGAAGCCAGCAACAAGAGGCGTTGACGGTTACACGACCTTCATCGTTGATGGCCAATCGGGAGTAGAAATTACCCCGGAGATGGGTAGACTCACAATCACCGCAGGTGCGTTAAGCGACATACAAGTCGGTGATATTATAGTCGGTGTCACCGCTGATGATGATACCGGGTTTATGCGTGAGGTTCTTGATATTAATGGTAATGTTTTAACTACTTCCCATGCACCATTACACAAAGCTTTTCCAGATGCTGACGTTAAACTAGACCTTGTTATAACGAACCAAGCTGCAACACTTAATCAGTCGGTTTCAACTGCTAGTAATACGGTACAGTCAAGTGTAGATATTCCTATCTTAACGTTCTCAAGAACACTGCAGCAAAAACTAAGCCCTGAGGTCACGTCAGTTGTAGAACTCGAGATGAACTCAAGCGCTACAATTGGGATAGAGTTTTCAATTATTCGAGGTGAAGTAACTCACTTTTCTACAATTGCTCAAGCAGATTATCTAACTAAGACCTACCTTAATGCTGACTATGAATATCAAGGCAGTCTGAGCAAAAGCAAAGTATTCAACCCTATAGTCAACAAAAACGTAAAGCTGTTTGTTGGACCAATACCTTTGTTTTTGAACGTTAAACTACATCCGCAACTAGGTGCTTACTTGGGCGTCGCAGGTGAAGCCCATTTAAAAATGGGTATTAGTGCTTCAGGAGAGTATAAAACCGGATTCAAATATCAAAACGACAAACTGAGCCCAGTTAACAGCTTTGTACCCGTCATATCTCAAATTGGACCTGAATACCAACTATCAGGTGAAACATCAGCAAAAGTAGAAGCCGAACTACAGTTTATGCTTTCTGCTTATGAGTTATCTGTCGCATTACCTTTTGGTAATAAAATAGAGTTAGATGGCCCAGGAGCAGGATTAGCAATGGGGCCATATGCTGAATATATCGCAACTGCAGTACTTAACAATACACAACAGACAGTCAAATGCAGCTTAGCGCTATCATTAGGTTTAGGTGTTGATGCCAATTTAGATTATGGATTTGTTGGAGATATTCTTGGCTTAACCAACGAAGAAAAAAACAAAAATATTCCTCTTTACGATTTTAATCGACCAATTTGGAGCTCTGAAGTTTGCCCATTTGAGACTCAATTCAATACGCTTACAGGTGCTATTTCCGATGTTGACGGCAGCCCCATAACGGGTGCTGATGTTTCACTAACAAGCGTTAGCACTGGGCTTTCTCAACAATTATCATCCGATACCAGTGGCGCCTTTAGTTCTTCACCACTCGCGGTTGGTGATTATCATGTCATCGCTTCTAAATCGGGTTTTCAACCAGAGCGCATTACAATCACCGTTACCGAGGACACCAACCAACCAGTTCAATTAATTCTGCTCAGTGGTGAGCCCGTAGATGATAGCAACCCAATTGACGACAACCTAGGCAACCCGCGCAAACAAGCTCGTGTCACAGGAGACCCAAATTTACGTACGTTTGACGGCTTAAACTATGGATTTAATGGTGTTGGTGAGTATATCTTAGCCAAGTCCAATATCGACTCTTTTGAGATTCAGGGCCGTTATGTCGCAGTCCCTGGCAATCAACATGTGTCTTTCAATGCCGCTGTCGCCGCAAATGTAGCAGGAATAAGAGTCACCTTTTACCCAAATGATGAAGGCCTTGCCGTGCTTATTGATGGTCAATTACAAACATTGAATAACGGTGCTCGTGAGCTTCCTAATCAAGCAAGTATCTTTAAACAAAATAATCGTCATTACGAAATAACTTGGCCAGACACCTCATTACTAAAGGTGTATAGACGGGGTGAGTTTGTCGAGACAGAAGTGCTTTTACCAAACTCTCGTGCGGGCAGCGTTAATGGATTACTTGGATACTTTGATGGCAACGTCGACAATGACTTAACGGATGCTAACGGCAAGCAAATTGAAGACAAAGGTAACTTTAATCAACTTTATGATATTTATGGTAATAGTTGGCGTGTAACATCCGAATCCTCTTTGTTCGACTACTTCAATGATGAGACTCCTGAAAGCTTCGTTGACCTTAACTTTCCACGGACATTGTTAACTCAAGCGAGGTTAGAGGCACAAATTGGTAGTGCGGAATATCAACGGGTTAAAGAAGTGTGCCAAAAGTATGTAAGCATAAAAAGCAGGCTTGAAGCATGCATCATAGATGTTGCTTTAACAGGAAACGAAAGCGATTTAAGCGCTTATCGCGCAATTTCCGAGCCAACATCTGAGTTAACATTAAAAGTTCCACCACAAATCACAGTATTGTCTCCAACACCTGGCGCAATTTTGAGTAGTAACATCTTAATAGAAGGCAAGATTGAAACAGTTCAATCAAGTATCGCCAAATTATTTATTTCTATAAATGGAGAGGCTAAAAGAGACATTAGCTTTGCGCTTAATAGTGGCAGTTTCGCACTCACTCAACCAGCGGAGTCTTTTGTTCAAGGTGAAAACAACATTATACTCTTTGCGACAGATAGTAAGGGGAGCCGAGCTAATTCAATTATTGGCTTTACGTTTGACAGTAACGTCGCACCTGCAGCTGGTGGAGATTTAATTGTATTCAATGATGTCAATATTCTAGATAATGAACGGATTTACAAAGCTGATAACACACAGTTTGCGAAAAACCTAGCCAGTTTTTCAGGAAACAGCCTCCGTGCCCGAGGTTCTAAAATAGTCCTAGATCGATCTCATGATTCTCGCTGCAGTTGGTCATGCCAATCTATTAATTACCTGTACAGTACTTGGGAAGATTTAGGCTTTGAAGTTATTACATATCAGTCTCTAGAAGATTGGGATCTTGATGACCCACAAATAAAACTTATCGTACTCTGGACTCCACTTAACTCATATTCTCCGGATGAAGTCAGTCGCTTAAAACAATTTGCTGCGCAGGGGGGAAGAATTGTATTTGTCGGTGAGCACGAGCTGTTCTATGGACTAAAAGGCATTGAAGTTGAAAACAACTTCCTTATCAGTATGGGGGCATTTATGCGTAACATTGGAAAAGATGTATACGGCGGCGACCACTATTTTGATGTCAGTGAAGATAACCAACATCAAACAGTTCAGAATGTAGAAACTTTAGTGTTCAACAGAGTATCACTACTCTCTCTCGGTCCAAACGACTACCCCTTGGTGAAGAGTGCCGATGGTTTAGACGTAATCGCAGGAGTTGCACGTATTGATATCAATAATCAACCCAATGAACGCCAACAGTATTACTTTATGCTACACCAGAGTAATAAGCCCAAAAACCCGCCATCACCTATCGTAAGTGATCGCTCAACAAACTAA
- a CDS encoding complement resistance protein TraT, with amino-acid sequence MEHGTISQHFISTPKFGAWKLIFTLCSFFLVMQLVGCNAMHTAVKKRDLRVETKMSDSIFLDPVSQDKRTVFLQLRNTSDKQDLVIANEIQTALLSKGYKVVNDPDTAHFWIQANILKAGRTTADENRGILAQGYGGAVAGAIVGVQFGSGRGQAAAGLLGAAAGFVADAMVEDVYFNIVTDLQVSERAKSGVEVQEGNRAKLKQGNSGYKSVTSNEVTDRKKYQTRIVSTANKVNLEFVEARPRLVQGLVNSISGLL; translated from the coding sequence ATGGAACACGGCACTATATCACAACATTTTATTTCGACACCTAAATTCGGTGCTTGGAAATTGATTTTTACGCTATGCTCATTTTTTCTAGTGATGCAATTAGTTGGTTGTAATGCGATGCACACTGCGGTGAAAAAGCGAGATTTAAGAGTTGAAACTAAAATGAGCGACTCTATATTTCTTGACCCAGTCAGTCAAGACAAGCGTACAGTGTTTTTACAACTCAGAAATACATCGGATAAGCAGGATTTAGTCATCGCTAACGAGATACAAACTGCATTACTTTCAAAAGGCTACAAGGTTGTTAATGACCCAGATACAGCGCACTTTTGGATCCAAGCGAATATTCTCAAAGCCGGCAGAACGACCGCTGATGAAAATCGAGGAATTTTAGCCCAAGGCTATGGTGGGGCTGTAGCGGGTGCTATTGTTGGTGTTCAGTTTGGTAGTGGTCGAGGACAAGCAGCTGCAGGCTTGCTTGGTGCAGCTGCAGGCTTTGTTGCTGATGCAATGGTGGAAGACGTTTATTTTAATATTGTTACTGACTTACAGGTTTCTGAGCGCGCGAAATCTGGTGTTGAAGTACAAGAAGGAAATAGAGCTAAGCTAAAGCAAGGTAACTCAGGCTATAAATCGGTGACTTCAAACGAAGTGACTGACCGTAAAAAGTATCAAACACGGATCGTATCTACAGCGAATAAAGTAAATCTGGAATTCGTTGAGGCTCGACCTAGGCTAGTCCAAGGTTTAGTAAATTCTATTTCGGGCCTGTTGTAG
- a CDS encoding type 1 glutamine amidotransferase, with amino-acid sequence MHIHFIVHEHFEAPGAYESWANKHGHTITYSRVYQGEPLPKSIEGLDFLIVMGGPQDPSTTIEQCPHFDAKGEQEVILNSITAGKVVLGICLGSQLIGEALGATFEPSPEREIGKYPITLTEAGMTHPLFSHFGKVLDVGHWHNDMPGLTNGSQVIAYSDGCPRQIVGYRDLVYGFQCHMEFTKDIVALLIENDDLNDALLYRFVDEPEVLLSHNYDEMNQKLYDFLDKLESFYKSQP; translated from the coding sequence ATGCATATTCACTTTATCGTTCATGAACATTTTGAAGCGCCCGGCGCCTATGAATCTTGGGCAAATAAACACGGCCATACCATTACCTACTCGCGAGTTTATCAAGGAGAACCGCTCCCAAAAAGTATCGAAGGCTTAGATTTCTTGATTGTCATGGGAGGACCTCAAGATCCGTCGACAACTATTGAGCAATGCCCGCACTTCGATGCAAAAGGTGAGCAAGAAGTCATCTTGAACTCGATTACCGCCGGAAAAGTTGTGCTTGGCATATGCCTAGGGTCGCAACTCATTGGTGAAGCGTTAGGTGCAACATTTGAACCTAGCCCTGAACGTGAAATCGGAAAGTACCCGATAACCTTGACGGAAGCAGGGATGACACACCCACTATTTAGTCATTTTGGAAAAGTGTTGGATGTCGGTCACTGGCATAATGATATGCCAGGGCTCACCAATGGTTCACAAGTGATTGCATATAGCGACGGGTGCCCAAGGCAAATTGTCGGCTACCGCGACCTAGTATACGGTTTTCAGTGCCATATGGAATTTACCAAAGATATCGTCGCATTACTGATTGAAAATGACGATCTCAATGACGCTTTACTGTATCGATTTGTAGATGAGCCAGAAGTTTTACTGAGTCATAACTATGACGAAATGAACCAAAAACTGTATGATTTTTTAGATAAGTTAGAAAGCTTCTATAAATCACAGCCCTGA
- a CDS encoding AraC family transcriptional regulator, which translates to MQANDLIKGSPDKQIVTKTINMASGYIDDFHSHSWHQIVFPLQGLLQSSIGDKSGIVPHNGMLYIPANTVHKSIAITDTQFLAIYLNPDKYVQYGDKPKSCLVTPFIKALILLLFENETLTQAESNITHLLTVLRDQIEIANRYEIPLLIPTDKRLLSIFLQLKEQPDLPFTLKEWATKVGASERTLSRLCSREFSQSFSRWRQNVRLVLSLQLLESQKSIQEIAIELGYASDSAFVQAFKKLFNQTPRKYRIANLQHNVNLF; encoded by the coding sequence ATGCAAGCTAATGACCTCATCAAAGGTTCTCCAGATAAACAAATCGTAACTAAAACGATTAATATGGCTTCTGGCTATATTGATGACTTTCACTCACATTCGTGGCATCAAATTGTGTTTCCTTTGCAGGGGCTGCTGCAATCAAGTATCGGGGATAAAAGCGGGATCGTACCTCACAATGGTATGCTCTACATACCCGCAAATACAGTGCATAAATCCATAGCGATTACAGATACACAGTTTTTGGCGATTTATCTTAATCCCGACAAATATGTTCAGTATGGAGACAAACCAAAATCCTGTCTGGTAACGCCATTTATAAAAGCATTAATACTGCTTCTATTTGAAAACGAGACGCTCACTCAAGCAGAGTCCAATATCACACATTTGCTAACCGTATTGCGAGATCAGATCGAGATCGCAAACCGTTATGAAATACCCCTACTCATACCTACCGATAAACGCCTTTTATCCATCTTCTTACAGCTTAAAGAGCAACCGGATCTGCCATTTACGTTAAAGGAGTGGGCAACAAAAGTGGGCGCTTCTGAGCGCACTTTGTCGCGATTGTGCTCGAGGGAGTTTTCTCAATCATTTTCACGGTGGAGACAAAATGTAAGGTTAGTTTTATCTTTGCAATTGTTAGAGTCGCAAAAGAGCATACAAGAAATTGCTATCGAGTTGGGATACGCTTCTGACTCTGCGTTTGTGCAAGCGTTTAAGAAATTGTTCAACCAAACACCTAGAAAGTACAGAATTGCCAACTTACAGCACAACGTAAATTTATTTTGA